In a genomic window of Siniperca chuatsi isolate FFG_IHB_CAS linkage group LG1, ASM2008510v1, whole genome shotgun sequence:
- the nfat5b gene encoding nuclear factor of activated T-cells 5 isoform X9: protein MPSDFISLFSGDLDLNSPTSLYSKDAMSSSMTLEGPRSAFSTSSSSAMHSSTSASDQNPVHSNNVDPEDTRSSRVVPEVVGAEGGNGNGSSGGNGRGSSELGGGRGATSQEAQPHHQMTPSKRRTVLNISPPPQDLLDDSRMSCQDEASLDSEQSSIWMDDSLSNFSIMSTVSYNDNTEVPRKSRKRTPRQRPGPKSVPAGEASMDVFDADSAKGPHFVLSQLGPDNKTGPKGSSDDPQTTKQKGGTLLMQYPQKSEGKELKILVQPETQHRARYLTEGSRGSVKDRTQQGFPTVKLEGLNEPVVLQVFVGNDTGRVKPHGFYQACRVTGRNTTACKEVDIDGTTVIEVSLDPSTSMALAVDCVGILKLRNADVEARIGVAGSKKKSTRARLVFRVNIPRPDGSVLTLQTPSSPILCTQPAGVPEILKKSLHSCSVRGGEEVFIIGKNFLKDTKVIFHENVSDEKSWKAEAEIDMELFHQNHLIVKVPPYQNQAITSSVCVGIYVVTNAGRSHDVQPFTYTPDSAKNDVPVKKETPSPVKTCSFDEQIKVLDGSLMPSMLPLVKREDVTPMEVTSNLQSSGVYKTGPAQQNTDMTAGHLNKNRPFPNNLSQPAGDPDKGQAPVFASAEPLSTIQKQDIAATSSFSVPADSLLQQGSQQFLLEPREGLGQERPGSGSGAVGRLCGEPAPQQQQLPLFPPDEVAQLEEAVRQLKAKGFCNLPLQSDNSMTKQQQQHIQHQQQIQKQQIQQQQQQQQQIQQQQLQQQQQQQVLENLQQQLFQSQIQMQCGMFQDASQGKNTEQQGSSQGVVPNQGTLFQQAQQQQQQQQQQQQQAALFQQASDLLSIQTNFLQQTPPHPSPPMFHNPSSLAETQDPQGGLFQKASQEQVQAALFQNTMTVLQSPDQQPSTPGLFLPQTSLPSQLTTSSAQQQQQQQQQLAFLSALQTPAPEPQSVFQAQTQLSPIQQRSPMEQQQPSQPQSHTQPAQQASLFQNISPHPSTNTLSPGQQQQQQAGLLFCNNPLSPPDQASSLMFSSQGQMPPLTSSSLVSQEPQNPSLLFSQASMVSVNQQDRSEPMALGNPTDPRQQVMFQEQQPMQLGSSSNNRQEQPVGLFMPQSNMASLQGGLAAQELAQSAMFASQNGVANLQTTTSSPVQQPGTLFQTAVSGSINQPSQPQQPGLFLFGIQNECGQLMNTPGNTLSDQIIAISQSGQNQRESDAHIQSLLSQSLSQSGSVQNSMSASQNMEKIDDLLVSLQESGSNLTRSY from the exons ATGCCATGTCCTCTTCTATGACCTTGGAAGGCCCCCGCAGTGCTTTTTCCACCTCTTCCAGTTCCGCCATGCATTCCAGTACTTCAGCCAGTGACCAGAACCCAGTTCACAGCAACAATGTTGACCCAGAGGACACCAGGAGTAGCAGAGTGGTACCAGAGGTTGTCGGAGCAGAAGGTGGGAATGGTAACGGCAGCAGTGGTGGTAACGGCAGGGGTAGCAGTGAGCTAGGAGGAGGAAGGGGTGCAACATCCCAGGAGGCCCAGCCACATCACCAGATGACCCCATCTAAGCGCCGCACCGTACTGAACATCTCTCCACCCCCACAAGACCTGCTTGATGACAGCCGTATGTCCTGCCAGGATGAAGCATCCCTGGACTCCGAGCAGAGTAGCATCTGGATGGATGACTCTCTCTCCAACTTCAGTATCATGAGCACTGTCTCTTACAATGACAATACAGAGGTGCCACGGAAGTCCCGCAAACGTACCCCTCGCCAGAGGCCTGGTCCTAAGTCTGTGCCTGCAGGGGAAGCCAGTATGGACGTGTTTGATGCAGACAGTGCCAAAGGTCCACACTTTGTCCTGTCACAGCTTGGCCCTGACAACAAGACTGGACCAAAAGGAAG CTCTGATGATCCTCAGACAACTAAACAGAAAGGAGGAACTCTTTTGATGCAATACCCACAGAAGAGTGAGGGGAAGGAGCTGAAGATCCTCGTCCAGCCTGAGACTCAGCACCGAGCCCGCTATCTGACCGAAGGCAGCAGAGGGTCAGTGAAGGACCGCACTCAGCAGGGCTTCCCTACTGTAAAG CTGGAGGGACTGAATGAGCCAGtggttttgcaggtgtttgtggGCAACGATACTGGCCGTGTGAAGCCTCATGGATTTTACCAAGCTTGCAGGGTGACCGGCCGCAACACCACAGCCTGCAAAGAGGTGGACATTGATGGCACAACCGTCATCGAGGTGTCCCTTGATCCAAGCACCAGCATGGCACTAGC GGTAGACTGTGTTGGGATCTTGAAGCTCCGCAATGCCGACGTCGAGGCTCGCATCGGTGTGGCGGGGTCGAAGAAGAAGAGCACACGCGCTCGGCTGGTGTTTCGGGTCAACATCCCTCGTCCAGATGGTTCGGTGCTCACATTACAGACCCCCTCATCTCCAATCCTGTGCA CTCAGCCTGCAGGAGTGCCTGAAATCCTGAAGAAGTCACTACACAGTTGTTCAGtgaggggaggagaagaggtCTTTATCATTGGCAAAAACTTTCTTAAAGACACCAAAGTCATATTTCACGAGAATGTTTCTG ATGAGAAATCGTGGAAGGCAGAGGCTGAAATTGACATGGAGCTGTTTCACCAG AATCACTTGATAGTGAAGGTTCCTCCATACCAGAACCAAGCCATCACctcttcagtgtgtgtgggaaTCTATGTGGTGACGAATGCTGGGAGATCCCATGATGTTCAGCCTTTTACCTACACTCCAGATTCAG CAAAAAATGATGTTCCTGTGAAGAAAGAGACTCCCTCTCCTGTGAAGACTTGTTCATTTGATGAACAAATTAAAG TTCTTGATGGTTCGTTGATGCCTTCGATGTTGCCTTTAgtgaagagagaagatgtcacCCCGATGGAGGTCACCAGCAACCTCCAGTCTTCTGGTGTATATAAG aCTGGTCCAGCCCAGCAGAACACAGACATGACTGCAGGCcatctaaataaaaacagaccatTCCCTAACAACCTGTCTCAGCCTGCAGGCGACCCTGACAAAGGCCAGGCTCCTGTTTTTGCCAGCGCAGAGCCCTTAAGCACTATCCAGAAGCAAGACATTGCAGCCACCAGCTCCTTCTCTGTGCCTGCCGACTCCCTGCTCCAGCAAGGCTCACAGCAGTTCCTTCTGGAGCCCAGAGAGGGCCTCGGGCAAGAGAGGCCTGGCAGCGGCTCTGGAGCTGTGGGAAGACTGTGCGGAGAACCTGCACCTCAACAGCAGCAACTGCCACTGTTCCCCCCAGACGAAGTGGCCCAACTGGAGGAGGCAGTGAGGCAACTTAAAGCCAAAGGGTTCTGTAACTTACCACTTCAATCTGACAACTCAATGaccaaacagcagcaacaacacatCCAGCACCAACAACAGATCCAGAAACAGCAAattcagcagcaacagcagcaacagcaacaaattcaacaacagcagctccaacagcagcaacagcagcaggttttgGAGAATTTACAGCAACAGCTGTTTCAGTCACAGATTCAGATGCAGTGTGGCATGTTTCAGGATGCCTCTCAGGGCAAGAACACAGAACAGCAGGGCTCATCACAAGGAGTGGTGCCAAACCAGGGGACTCTTTTCCAACAggcccagcagcagcaacaacaacaacagcagcagcagcaacaagcaGCTCTCTTTCAGCAGGCGAGTGACCTGCTCTCTATTCAGACCAACTTCCTCCAGCAGACACCCCCACACCCTTCACCACCCATGTTCCACAATCCCAGTTCTTTGGCTGAAACACAAGATCCACAAGGGGGCTTGTTTCAGAAAGCCTCTCAGGAGCAGGTCCAGGCTGCTCTCTTCCAAAACACAATGACAGTACTACAGTCTCCAGACCAACAGCCCTCAACCCCCGGGCTGTTCCTCCCTCAGACGTCCCTGCCCTCTCAGCTTACAACCAGTAGTGctcaacaacagcaacagcagcaacagcagctggcCTTCCTCAGTGCTCTACAGACCCCTGCCCCTGAACCACAATCAGTATTTCAGGCTCAGACCCAGCTCTCCCCCATCCAGCAGAGAAGCCCtatggagcagcagcagccctcccagcctcagtcccacacacagcCAGCCCAGCAGGCTTCCCTGTTTCAGAACATTTCCCCACATCCATctacaaacacactctctccaggccagcagcagcaacagcaggctGGCCTACTGTTCTGCAACAACCCCCTCTCCCCTCCAGACCAGGCCTCCAGCCTCATGTTCAGCAGCCAGGGCCAGATGCCACCGCTGACCAGCAGCAGTCTAGTTTCCCAAGAGCCCCAAAACCCCTCTCTGCTCTTTTCCCAAGCCAGCATGGTGTCAGTGAACCAGCAGGATCGCTCTGAGCCCATGGCCTTAGGGAACCCCACCGATCCACGACAGCAAGTCATGTTTCAGGAGCAACAGCCGATGCAGCTGGGCAGCAGCTCAAACAACCGGCAGGAGCAGCCTGTGGGCCTCTTTATGCCTCAGTCTAACATGGCCTCCCTGCAGGGGGGACTGGCTGCTCAGGAGCTCGCACAGTCAGCCATGTTTGCCTCACAGAACGGCGTGGCAAACCTCCAGACGACCACCTCCTCCCCTGTTCAACAGCCAGGGACTCTGTTTCAGACCGCTGTCAGTGGGAGCATCAATCAGCCCAGCCAGCCGCAACAACCTGGCCTCTTCCTTTTTGGGATTCAGAACG AATGCGGCCAGCTGATGAACACTCCTGGAAACACACTGTCGGATCAGATTATAGCCATCAGCCAGTCTGGTCAGAACCAAAGAGAGAGTGACGCGCACATCCAGTCCCTGCTCAGCCAGTCCCTGTCTCAGTCTGGGTCTGTGCAGAACAGCATGAGTGCCTCTCAGAACATGGAGAAGATTGACGACCTGCTGGTTAGCCTGCAGGAGTCGGGCAGCAACTTAACTCGTTCATACTAA
- the nfat5b gene encoding nuclear factor of activated T-cells 5 isoform X6: MSQKSGGEAGPPPSAALASDAMSSSMTLEGPRSAFSTSSSSAMHSSTSASDQNPVHSNNVDPEDTRSSRVVPEVVGAEGGNGNGSSGGNGRGSSELGGGRGATSQEAQPHHQMTPSKRRTVLNISPPPQDLLDDSRMSCQDEASLDSEQSSIWMDDSLSNFSIMSTVSYNDNTEVPRKSRKRTPRQRPGPKSVPAGEASMDVFDADSAKGPHFVLSQLGPDNKTGPKGSSDDPQTTKQKGGTLLMQYPQKSEGKELKILVQPETQHRARYLTEGSRGSVKDRTQQGFPTVKLEGLNEPVVLQVFVGNDTGRVKPHGFYQACRVTGRNTTACKEVDIDGTTVIEVSLDPSTSMALAVDCVGILKLRNADVEARIGVAGSKKKSTRARLVFRVNIPRPDGSVLTLQTPSSPILCTQPAGVPEILKKSLHSCSVRGGEEVFIIGKNFLKDTKVIFHENVSVNMLHLLSVPDEKSWKAEAEIDMELFHQNHLIVKVPPYQNQAITSSVCVGIYVVTNAGRSHDVQPFTYTPDSAKNDVPVKKETPSPVKTCSFDEQIKVLDGSLMPSMLPLVKREDVTPMEVTSNLQSSGVYKQTGPAQQNTDMTAGHLNKNRPFPNNLSQPAGDPDKGQAPVFASAEPLSTIQKQDIAATSSFSVPADSLLQQGSQQFLLEPREGLGQERPGSGSGAVGRLCGEPAPQQQQLPLFPPDEVAQLEEAVRQLKAKGFCNLPLQSDNSMTKQQQQHIQHQQQIQKQQIQQQQQQQQQIQQQQLQQQQQQQVLENLQQQLFQSQIQMQCGMFQDASQGKNTEQQGSSQGVVPNQGTLFQQAQQQQQQQQQQQQQAALFQQASDLLSIQTNFLQQTPPHPSPPMFHNPSSLAETQDPQGGLFQKASQEQVQAALFQNTMTVLQSPDQQPSTPGLFLPQTSLPSQLTTSSAQQQQQQQQQLAFLSALQTPAPEPQSVFQAQTQLSPIQQRSPMEQQQPSQPQSHTQPAQQASLFQNISPHPSTNTLSPGQQQQQQAGLLFCNNPLSPPDQASSLMFSSQGQMPPLTSSSLVSQEPQNPSLLFSQASMVSVNQQDRSEPMALGNPTDPRQQVMFQEQQPMQLGSSSNNRQEQPVGLFMPQSNMASLQGGLAAQELAQSAMFASQNGVANLQTTTSSPVQQPGTLFQTAVSGSINQPSQPQQPGLFLFGIQNECGQLMNTPGNTLSDQIIAISQSGQNQRESDAHIQSLLSQSLSQSGSVQNSMSASQNMEKIDDLLVSLQESGSNLTRSY, from the exons ATGAGTCAAAAGAGCGGCGGAGAGGCAGGGCCTCCGCCTTCAGCTGCTCTAGCATCAG ATGCCATGTCCTCTTCTATGACCTTGGAAGGCCCCCGCAGTGCTTTTTCCACCTCTTCCAGTTCCGCCATGCATTCCAGTACTTCAGCCAGTGACCAGAACCCAGTTCACAGCAACAATGTTGACCCAGAGGACACCAGGAGTAGCAGAGTGGTACCAGAGGTTGTCGGAGCAGAAGGTGGGAATGGTAACGGCAGCAGTGGTGGTAACGGCAGGGGTAGCAGTGAGCTAGGAGGAGGAAGGGGTGCAACATCCCAGGAGGCCCAGCCACATCACCAGATGACCCCATCTAAGCGCCGCACCGTACTGAACATCTCTCCACCCCCACAAGACCTGCTTGATGACAGCCGTATGTCCTGCCAGGATGAAGCATCCCTGGACTCCGAGCAGAGTAGCATCTGGATGGATGACTCTCTCTCCAACTTCAGTATCATGAGCACTGTCTCTTACAATGACAATACAGAGGTGCCACGGAAGTCCCGCAAACGTACCCCTCGCCAGAGGCCTGGTCCTAAGTCTGTGCCTGCAGGGGAAGCCAGTATGGACGTGTTTGATGCAGACAGTGCCAAAGGTCCACACTTTGTCCTGTCACAGCTTGGCCCTGACAACAAGACTGGACCAAAAGGAAG CTCTGATGATCCTCAGACAACTAAACAGAAAGGAGGAACTCTTTTGATGCAATACCCACAGAAGAGTGAGGGGAAGGAGCTGAAGATCCTCGTCCAGCCTGAGACTCAGCACCGAGCCCGCTATCTGACCGAAGGCAGCAGAGGGTCAGTGAAGGACCGCACTCAGCAGGGCTTCCCTACTGTAAAG CTGGAGGGACTGAATGAGCCAGtggttttgcaggtgtttgtggGCAACGATACTGGCCGTGTGAAGCCTCATGGATTTTACCAAGCTTGCAGGGTGACCGGCCGCAACACCACAGCCTGCAAAGAGGTGGACATTGATGGCACAACCGTCATCGAGGTGTCCCTTGATCCAAGCACCAGCATGGCACTAGC GGTAGACTGTGTTGGGATCTTGAAGCTCCGCAATGCCGACGTCGAGGCTCGCATCGGTGTGGCGGGGTCGAAGAAGAAGAGCACACGCGCTCGGCTGGTGTTTCGGGTCAACATCCCTCGTCCAGATGGTTCGGTGCTCACATTACAGACCCCCTCATCTCCAATCCTGTGCA CTCAGCCTGCAGGAGTGCCTGAAATCCTGAAGAAGTCACTACACAGTTGTTCAGtgaggggaggagaagaggtCTTTATCATTGGCAAAAACTTTCTTAAAGACACCAAAGTCATATTTCACGAGAATGTTTCTG tAAACATGCTGCATCTTCTGTCTGTTCCAGATGAGAAATCGTGGAAGGCAGAGGCTGAAATTGACATGGAGCTGTTTCACCAG AATCACTTGATAGTGAAGGTTCCTCCATACCAGAACCAAGCCATCACctcttcagtgtgtgtgggaaTCTATGTGGTGACGAATGCTGGGAGATCCCATGATGTTCAGCCTTTTACCTACACTCCAGATTCAG CAAAAAATGATGTTCCTGTGAAGAAAGAGACTCCCTCTCCTGTGAAGACTTGTTCATTTGATGAACAAATTAAAG TTCTTGATGGTTCGTTGATGCCTTCGATGTTGCCTTTAgtgaagagagaagatgtcacCCCGATGGAGGTCACCAGCAACCTCCAGTCTTCTGGTGTATATAAG cagaCTGGTCCAGCCCAGCAGAACACAGACATGACTGCAGGCcatctaaataaaaacagaccatTCCCTAACAACCTGTCTCAGCCTGCAGGCGACCCTGACAAAGGCCAGGCTCCTGTTTTTGCCAGCGCAGAGCCCTTAAGCACTATCCAGAAGCAAGACATTGCAGCCACCAGCTCCTTCTCTGTGCCTGCCGACTCCCTGCTCCAGCAAGGCTCACAGCAGTTCCTTCTGGAGCCCAGAGAGGGCCTCGGGCAAGAGAGGCCTGGCAGCGGCTCTGGAGCTGTGGGAAGACTGTGCGGAGAACCTGCACCTCAACAGCAGCAACTGCCACTGTTCCCCCCAGACGAAGTGGCCCAACTGGAGGAGGCAGTGAGGCAACTTAAAGCCAAAGGGTTCTGTAACTTACCACTTCAATCTGACAACTCAATGaccaaacagcagcaacaacacatCCAGCACCAACAACAGATCCAGAAACAGCAAattcagcagcaacagcagcaacagcaacaaattcaacaacagcagctccaacagcagcaacagcagcaggttttgGAGAATTTACAGCAACAGCTGTTTCAGTCACAGATTCAGATGCAGTGTGGCATGTTTCAGGATGCCTCTCAGGGCAAGAACACAGAACAGCAGGGCTCATCACAAGGAGTGGTGCCAAACCAGGGGACTCTTTTCCAACAggcccagcagcagcaacaacaacaacagcagcagcagcaacaagcaGCTCTCTTTCAGCAGGCGAGTGACCTGCTCTCTATTCAGACCAACTTCCTCCAGCAGACACCCCCACACCCTTCACCACCCATGTTCCACAATCCCAGTTCTTTGGCTGAAACACAAGATCCACAAGGGGGCTTGTTTCAGAAAGCCTCTCAGGAGCAGGTCCAGGCTGCTCTCTTCCAAAACACAATGACAGTACTACAGTCTCCAGACCAACAGCCCTCAACCCCCGGGCTGTTCCTCCCTCAGACGTCCCTGCCCTCTCAGCTTACAACCAGTAGTGctcaacaacagcaacagcagcaacagcagctggcCTTCCTCAGTGCTCTACAGACCCCTGCCCCTGAACCACAATCAGTATTTCAGGCTCAGACCCAGCTCTCCCCCATCCAGCAGAGAAGCCCtatggagcagcagcagccctcccagcctcagtcccacacacagcCAGCCCAGCAGGCTTCCCTGTTTCAGAACATTTCCCCACATCCATctacaaacacactctctccaggccagcagcagcaacagcaggctGGCCTACTGTTCTGCAACAACCCCCTCTCCCCTCCAGACCAGGCCTCCAGCCTCATGTTCAGCAGCCAGGGCCAGATGCCACCGCTGACCAGCAGCAGTCTAGTTTCCCAAGAGCCCCAAAACCCCTCTCTGCTCTTTTCCCAAGCCAGCATGGTGTCAGTGAACCAGCAGGATCGCTCTGAGCCCATGGCCTTAGGGAACCCCACCGATCCACGACAGCAAGTCATGTTTCAGGAGCAACAGCCGATGCAGCTGGGCAGCAGCTCAAACAACCGGCAGGAGCAGCCTGTGGGCCTCTTTATGCCTCAGTCTAACATGGCCTCCCTGCAGGGGGGACTGGCTGCTCAGGAGCTCGCACAGTCAGCCATGTTTGCCTCACAGAACGGCGTGGCAAACCTCCAGACGACCACCTCCTCCCCTGTTCAACAGCCAGGGACTCTGTTTCAGACCGCTGTCAGTGGGAGCATCAATCAGCCCAGCCAGCCGCAACAACCTGGCCTCTTCCTTTTTGGGATTCAGAACG AATGCGGCCAGCTGATGAACACTCCTGGAAACACACTGTCGGATCAGATTATAGCCATCAGCCAGTCTGGTCAGAACCAAAGAGAGAGTGACGCGCACATCCAGTCCCTGCTCAGCCAGTCCCTGTCTCAGTCTGGGTCTGTGCAGAACAGCATGAGTGCCTCTCAGAACATGGAGAAGATTGACGACCTGCTGGTTAGCCTGCAGGAGTCGGGCAGCAACTTAACTCGTTCATACTAA